The following proteins come from a genomic window of Nostoc sp. ATCC 53789:
- a CDS encoding tetratricopeptide repeat protein, which produces MSEIDKLEFVGREEHLNRIITLVQKANTLHVVLVEGRGGIGKTWLLNELQNRLNQINIGTSEIIDCDTPVFNDAEDLCTQIAKQLYDNTYHEWLLRLRQLREDENHLSQTAYQEERRQLEKFLVDEINRKSKQKRLVFLIDTVEKLGQAEGRTEVWEYIGNLCQQLDNAVLILAGRPSIARQILEKSFTEAEITYLELNEFTNEDVQTYILSKEEQLHFSLGKDLVQKIIVLSGGSPIMIEFGVEYAYREVIPDWLETEDIETIPARLEKTGGFEAEMVRHITQLRTSMDRLTLLLSRIYPLDSSDIANLLELSIEDAKKLFIDAQSYFFIKPVMSGNQISLHDIVRDLVNKFVWSDIDPDLEWRKRDSRIAAKYFEKKDYQLGPQKRILEVQLYSDNSNKAANIEFLIEEFKQLREFNTMRWLWNALYADPTIGFETWHEVTNTIRSQSKKFSFVNQLLAVVKQFEKELNFDQRFKLIIFEAKLVHALKDKGTTENEVRKLEAMLAEKSSNSSHQPDLCNVLGMLNAKLHLYDEALKYQQKCLSLVQGKKLASAIPGVANQVGYLYRQLNNFNEAEKYYKLGWDAAMEVDTPNKGLTQVMASIQNNLGYLYGLQKNYIKSEQCFKAAIDMWSSVETEREIANAEIASATISVNEGNYVKAKQLLERALSRCNNEEDDNRILCRAYFHLGLNQWFSAEVVNEAVWDVTQVKWDLDVLSQAQDALEKSLKLAEKYGLEEELPGIWHQTASVYWHLGFQKCDRSLQEQALKLNDRSYHTSLEYNDRRYAIDSLVGKAEFDYYAKAYEHISDYARELSDRFQPYQNTYQLYFGRMLRIEGDVAFQQANYDLAFAKYAQGIPQIFQDGGFGPYSIQHELNLLQKKIERLPIELSKTLIQQLKHQWQDNKALKEWCDQQMFLTRIRATKQPSSHA; this is translated from the coding sequence ATGTCTGAAATAGATAAATTAGAGTTTGTTGGTCGTGAAGAACATCTAAATCGAATTATTACCCTTGTTCAAAAGGCTAATACACTGCACGTTGTTTTGGTGGAGGGTAGAGGCGGAATTGGCAAAACTTGGTTGCTTAATGAATTACAAAACCGCCTTAACCAAATAAATATCGGAACCAGTGAAATTATTGATTGCGATACTCCTGTTTTTAATGATGCAGAAGATTTATGCACTCAAATCGCCAAGCAATTGTATGATAATACATATCACGAATGGCTGCTCCGGTTACGACAACTACGAGAAGATGAAAACCACCTCAGTCAAACTGCATACCAAGAAGAACGCAGACAACTTGAAAAGTTTTTAGTCGATGAAATTAATCGAAAATCTAAACAAAAGAGATTAGTATTTTTAATTGATACAGTTGAGAAGTTAGGACAAGCAGAGGGAAGAACGGAAGTTTGGGAATATATTGGTAATCTATGCCAGCAACTAGATAACGCCGTATTGATTTTAGCAGGTCGCCCTAGTATTGCTCGTCAAATTTTGGAAAAGTCGTTCACAGAAGCAGAAATAACCTATTTGGAGTTAAATGAATTTACTAATGAAGATGTACAGACATACATTCTTTCCAAAGAGGAGCAACTTCATTTTAGTCTTGGGAAAGACTTAGTTCAAAAGATTATAGTTCTTTCTGGTGGTAGCCCCATTATGATTGAATTTGGAGTAGAGTATGCTTATCGAGAAGTTATTCCAGATTGGTTAGAGACTGAAGATATAGAAACTATTCCAGCCAGATTGGAAAAAACGGGTGGATTTGAAGCTGAGATGGTTCGACATATTACGCAGCTTCGGACATCAATGGATAGGCTAACCCTCTTACTTTCACGTATTTATCCATTAGATAGTTCTGATATTGCTAATCTATTAGAACTATCGATAGAAGATGCTAAAAAATTATTTATTGATGCTCAGAGCTACTTTTTTATCAAACCAGTAATGAGTGGTAATCAAATATCATTACATGATATTGTGCGAGACTTAGTTAATAAATTTGTATGGTCAGATATTGACCCAGATTTAGAATGGAGAAAACGAGATAGTCGTATTGCTGCCAAATATTTTGAGAAAAAAGATTATCAGCTAGGGCCGCAGAAAAGGATATTGGAGGTTCAACTTTACTCTGATAATTCTAATAAAGCCGCTAATATTGAGTTTCTAATTGAAGAGTTTAAACAGCTACGAGAATTCAATACAATGCGATGGCTATGGAATGCTTTATACGCTGACCCAACTATCGGCTTTGAAACTTGGCATGAAGTTACTAATACGATCCGCAGTCAATCAAAGAAATTCAGCTTTGTTAATCAATTATTGGCAGTTGTAAAACAATTTGAAAAAGAGCTAAATTTCGACCAAAGATTTAAATTGATTATTTTTGAAGCAAAGCTTGTCCACGCCCTAAAAGATAAGGGTACAACAGAAAATGAGGTGAGAAAATTAGAGGCTATGTTAGCTGAGAAATCTTCTAATTCTTCTCATCAACCAGACCTTTGCAATGTCTTGGGAATGCTAAATGCTAAGTTGCATCTTTATGATGAAGCTTTGAAATATCAGCAAAAGTGTTTATCTCTAGTTCAAGGTAAAAAGCTAGCATCTGCTATTCCGGGTGTGGCGAACCAAGTTGGTTATCTGTATCGACAACTAAACAATTTTAACGAAGCTGAAAAATATTACAAACTAGGTTGGGATGCTGCTATGGAAGTTGACACTCCTAACAAAGGCTTAACTCAAGTTATGGCTAGTATTCAGAATAACTTGGGATATTTATACGGACTCCAAAAAAATTATATCAAGTCTGAACAGTGCTTTAAGGCTGCTATTGATATGTGGTCGAGTGTGGAGACTGAACGCGAAATTGCCAATGCCGAAATTGCCTCTGCGACTATTTCGGTAAATGAGGGAAACTATGTTAAAGCTAAACAGTTACTTGAACGAGCGTTAAGCCGTTGCAACAATGAGGAAGATGATAATCGAATATTGTGTAGGGCATACTTTCATTTAGGCTTAAATCAGTGGTTTAGTGCCGAGGTAGTAAATGAAGCTGTTTGGGATGTAACACAGGTAAAGTGGGATTTAGATGTGCTAAGTCAGGCTCAAGATGCTTTAGAAAAAAGCCTGAAACTGGCAGAAAAATACGGACTGGAAGAGGAATTGCCTGGAATTTGGCACCAAACGGCCAGTGTTTACTGGCATCTTGGGTTTCAAAAGTGCGATCGCTCTTTGCAAGAACAAGCTCTCAAACTCAACGATCGCTCTTACCACACTAGTCTAGAGTACAATGACAGGCGGTATGCCATCGATAGCCTGGTAGGGAAAGCAGAGTTTGATTATTATGCAAAAGCTTATGAGCATATTTCCGATTATGCACGAGAACTTAGCGATCGCTTCCAGCCATATCAAAATACCTATCAACTGTACTTTGGTAGGATGTTACGGATAGAAGGTGATGTGGCATTTCAACAGGCGAACTACGATCTTGCCTTTGCAAAATATGCTCAAGGCATACCCCAAATCTTCCAGGATGGAGGTTTTGGCCCCTATTCAATCCAACATGAGTTAAATCTGCTGCAAAAGAAAATCGAACGTTTGCCTATAGAACTTTCTAAAACCCTAATCCAGCAACTCAAACATCAGTGGCAAGATAATAAAGCTCTCAAAGAATGGTGCGATCAACAAATGTTTTTGACTAGAATCCGTGCAACAAAACAGCCATCTTCTCATGCTTAG
- a CDS encoding radical SAM protein, translating to MLSKKIDRPRILVSLNSTCVPTGQCDCDGGDCACDLSPLAELGSDISLSLGIFETEFVISPNSQIINLDDSYSICYGTNHKVAVLNQSALYLRNIFTKPHKLGDITKENFHINQTDLQTAIQELYQARLIVPKNNSSFNLNEIPETLSAWLHITDRCNLRCDYCYLPHLARDMSIDIGRAAIESTFRSASLNNYRRVKLKYAGGEALLCSPLIKELHLYAQSLSKEKGIILDGVVLSNGTLITPEIIEMLKILNLRLMISLDGLSDFHNIQRNYAGGKGSFQDVERGIKIALQNGLIPDISITISGRNAEGLSDLIEWILEHNLPFSLNFYRENELSASYEDLQLEESRMIQGMLAAFKVIELKLPNRSLLGSLVDRANLSSPHKRTCGVGQSYLVFDYQGQIAKCQMQLHKTISSVDAQDPLTVVRQDKTGIQNLSVEEKEGCRTCEWKYWCTGGCSLATFKATGRYDIQSPNCNIYKALYPEALRLEGLRLLKYT from the coding sequence ATGCTTAGTAAAAAAATTGATCGACCCAGAATTTTAGTTTCTCTCAATTCTACCTGCGTACCAACTGGACAATGCGATTGTGATGGAGGGGATTGTGCCTGTGACTTATCCCCTTTAGCAGAATTAGGCTCAGATATATCATTATCTCTGGGGATATTTGAGACAGAGTTTGTGATATCTCCCAATTCGCAAATAATTAATCTAGATGATAGTTACTCTATCTGTTATGGAACTAATCATAAAGTAGCAGTTCTAAATCAATCCGCATTATATTTACGAAATATATTTACAAAGCCTCATAAATTAGGTGATATTACAAAAGAGAATTTTCACATTAACCAAACAGACTTACAGACAGCTATTCAGGAACTATATCAAGCCCGTTTAATTGTTCCTAAAAATAATAGCTCATTTAACCTAAATGAAATACCAGAAACTTTATCTGCATGGTTACATATCACCGATCGCTGTAACTTAAGATGTGACTACTGCTATCTTCCTCATTTAGCCAGGGATATGTCAATAGATATAGGCAGAGCAGCTATTGAATCTACATTTCGCTCTGCTAGCTTAAATAATTACCGCCGCGTCAAACTAAAGTATGCCGGAGGAGAAGCATTATTATGCTCTCCTTTAATTAAAGAACTGCATTTATATGCTCAATCACTTAGCAAAGAAAAAGGCATTATATTAGATGGAGTTGTTCTCAGTAATGGAACATTGATTACGCCTGAGATTATCGAGATGCTTAAAATATTGAATCTGCGTCTCATGATTTCACTAGATGGATTATCAGATTTCCACAATATCCAACGAAACTACGCAGGCGGAAAGGGTTCATTTCAAGATGTTGAACGCGGTATTAAGATTGCTTTGCAAAATGGGCTGATACCCGATATTTCCATCACCATTAGCGGGCGCAATGCAGAAGGATTATCCGATCTGATTGAATGGATATTAGAGCATAATCTGCCCTTTAGCTTAAACTTTTATCGTGAAAATGAACTGTCAGCTTCTTACGAAGACTTGCAACTAGAAGAATCTAGAATGATTCAAGGAATGTTAGCAGCATTCAAAGTTATTGAATTGAAATTACCTAATCGAAGCTTATTAGGTTCATTAGTTGATCGTGCTAATTTATCATCTCCTCATAAACGAACTTGTGGAGTTGGGCAAAGCTATCTTGTATTTGATTATCAAGGACAAATTGCCAAATGTCAGATGCAGCTACATAAAACTATATCCTCTGTTGACGCTCAAGATCCTTTAACTGTTGTGCGACAAGATAAAACAGGTATTCAGAATTTATCTGTTGAGGAAAAAGAAGGCTGTCGTACATGTGAGTGGAAATACTGGTGTACGGGTGGTTGCTCTTTGGCTACGTTTAAGGCTACAGGTCGTTATGATATTCAATCTCCAAATTGCAATATTTATAAAGCTCTATATCCTGAAGCTCTCCGCTTAGAAGGCTTACGCCTTCTCAAATATACTTAA
- a CDS encoding MFS transporter has protein sequence MEKQISSSGLTKVQILIMAIASGVCVANIYYNQPILKDIASSFRVGEGEVGSISVLSQVGYGFGLFFLIPLGDKINKKKLILSLLICLFFLLILMTFSQNIIEVWILSVAIGIATVSAQVILPLAASIDRVTTGKTVGYIFTGILIGVLGARVFSGYIAEWLNWRYVYGFSAGMVLIVTVLLNIYLPNVKNQFNGYYLELLSSTIQQFKRFSLLREASLIGGLLFGVFCSFWTTLTFHLSGAPFNFQSDTIGMYGFVAIAGALMAPVFGKLADRGNSQRSLTIAVSLVIASLVIAKIASSSAIAIAVAVLLLDVGVQAIQVTNVARIYTLDAQSNSRINTVYITIYFIGGSVGTSIGLLCWNLGGWNLVTWQMLVFTLLGFFIIVRPKKITVKINKE, from the coding sequence ATGGAAAAACAAATCTCAAGTAGCGGATTAACTAAAGTCCAGATACTGATTATGGCGATCGCATCTGGTGTCTGTGTTGCCAACATTTATTATAATCAGCCAATCCTCAAAGATATTGCATCTTCTTTTCGAGTCGGTGAAGGCGAAGTGGGTAGCATATCTGTGCTTTCGCAAGTTGGTTACGGTTTTGGGCTTTTCTTTTTAATCCCATTGGGCGATAAAATCAACAAGAAAAAGTTAATTCTTTCTTTACTGATATGTTTGTTTTTTTTGTTGATACTCATGACGTTTTCACAAAATATCATCGAAGTGTGGATATTGAGTGTAGCGATTGGGATTGCGACAGTATCGGCTCAGGTTATTCTTCCCTTAGCCGCAAGTATAGATAGAGTAACTACAGGTAAAACTGTAGGCTACATTTTTACTGGTATATTAATTGGAGTTTTAGGAGCAAGGGTTTTTAGTGGATATATTGCTGAATGGTTGAATTGGCGTTATGTATATGGATTTTCGGCAGGAATGGTTTTAATTGTTACTGTCTTACTAAATATATATTTACCTAATGTCAAAAATCAATTTAACGGTTATTATTTGGAATTATTAAGCTCAACAATTCAACAATTCAAACGCTTTTCTTTGTTAAGAGAAGCGTCTTTAATTGGTGGGTTATTATTTGGTGTATTTTGCTCATTTTGGACAACATTGACTTTCCATTTAAGCGGAGCGCCTTTCAATTTTCAATCTGACACAATTGGGATGTATGGCTTTGTGGCGATCGCAGGTGCATTGATGGCTCCAGTTTTTGGTAAACTAGCCGATCGAGGGAACTCGCAACGTTCCTTGACAATTGCTGTATCGCTCGTGATTGCAAGTTTAGTAATTGCTAAAATTGCTTCTAGTTCAGCGATCGCGATCGCTGTTGCTGTATTGTTACTAGATGTAGGTGTGCAGGCAATCCAAGTCACCAATGTCGCAAGGATATACACTCTTGATGCTCAATCGAATAGTCGAATCAACACAGTTTACATAACTATCTATTTTATCGGCGGTTCCGTAGGTACTAGTATTGGTCTATTATGTTGGAATCTTGGTGGCTGGAATTTGGTGACTTGGCAAATGTTAGTTTTTACTTTGCTCGGATTTTTTATTATCGTCAGACCTAAAAAAATTACAGTAAAAATAAATAAAGAATAA
- a CDS encoding Uma2 family endonuclease: protein MSQMLNTGVRWTTHDVELLPENEGTRYEIVDGELFMSRTPHFKHQQTCGRIFGQLDVWSESTGLGEAVINPGVLFSESDNVIPDVVWATKETLAVMLDEAGHLTGAPDLVVEVLSASNEDQRRDKEAKLKLYSSRGVKEYWIADWRSPKLEVYRREQNQLKLVETLFNSDNIISPLLPGFSCNVNQFFPV, encoded by the coding sequence ATGAGTCAGATGCTTAATACAGGAGTACGCTGGACAACTCATGATGTGGAATTATTACCAGAAAATGAGGGGACGCGCTACGAGATAGTTGATGGAGAATTATTCATGAGTAGGACACCTCACTTTAAACATCAGCAAACTTGTGGGCGAATTTTCGGACAACTTGATGTTTGGTCAGAGTCTACTGGTTTAGGAGAAGCTGTAATCAACCCCGGCGTTTTGTTTTCAGAATCAGATAATGTGATTCCTGATGTAGTTTGGGCTACAAAGGAAACCTTGGCGGTAATGTTGGATGAAGCGGGACATTTAACTGGCGCACCAGATTTAGTAGTCGAAGTCTTGTCTGCTAGCAACGAAGATCAAAGACGAGATAAAGAAGCTAAACTTAAACTTTATTCTTCCAGAGGAGTAAAAGAATATTGGATTGCTGATTGGCGATCGCCAAAACTAGAGGTCTATCGGCGCGAACAAAACCAACTTAAATTGGTAGAAACTTTGTTTAATAGTGATAATATAATTTCTCCGCTATTACCTGGTTTTAGCTGTAATGTAAACCAGTTTTTTCCTGTATAA